The Geothrix sp. genome window below encodes:
- a CDS encoding adenosylcobalamin-dependent ribonucleoside-diphosphate reductase — MKIARHFTKAGHDPLEGIPFVPRTSRISKLDGTVVFEAKDVMVPDTWSQVAVDILAQKYFRRKGIDAQNGGEKDARQVFHRLAGCWRHWGETHGYFDSAEDAQAFYDELTLMLAKQMCAPNSPQWFNTGLHFAYGISGPAQGHSFVDPKTGEMMKSTSAYERPQPHACFIQSVADDLVNEGGIMDLWTREARIFKYGSGTGTNFSKVRGSEEPLSGGGRSSGLMSFLAVGDRAAGAIKSGGTTRRAAKMVCLDLDHPDIEAFIDWKVTEERKVAMMAAGSAVVRRHWDAICKSVEGSTSKDADPHTNEALRKALARAKREGVPAAFLTQCLGRLAEGDFARDLAGYDTSWDGEAYLTVGGMNSNNSVRVPDAFMRSLEMDGDWELKRRIDGKTSKKLRAKDLWEKVNRAAWTCADPGIQFNTTINDWHTCPEDGPINASNPCSEYMFLDDTACNLASLNLCTFLTDDGGFDLAGYRHAIRLWTVVLEVSVLMAQFPSESIAKLSYDFRTLGLGYANLGAMLMRMGIPYDSVEGTQWCAALTALLTGDAYAASAEMAHELGPFPGYQKNAAHMLRVIRNHRRAAYNAPASEYEQLSIRPQGLHGAGVPKRIVEAARESWDTALTYGEQWGFRNAQVTVLAPTGTIGLLMDCDTTGVEPDFALVKFKKLAGGGYFKLVNSAIPEALARLGYAPTQIHEIERHVVGWQQITDETPGITRSMLKGAGWAEEEIASVEQKLPTAFDPAYAIDVERLKNDFSPEQVETFLLALSGTMTVEGAPHLKDEHLPIFDCANRCGRTGRRYIAPQGHLRMMGAAQPFLSGAISKTINLPAEATVAEIGSIYEASWQLMLKAVALYRDGSKMSQAMATNLDLLDGVDTLLDEQATGTEKTPAVAQALTNQLVRTYRRRLPNRRGGYTQAATIGGTKLYLRTGEYEDGSLGEIFLDIHKEGAAFRAVLNCFAIAVSMGLQHGVPLEEFCDAFLFTRFEPGGMVAGSDTIKLSTSLIDFVFRELAISYLGRYDLAHVEPEQLVNAATGLRPNSQAPGANLPNLPTGTPLPFPEAVAGATGSAAAPAPVQPVLQPVTVGARSTVSAAQAAREKGYTGDPCPECGHLTLVRNGACMKCQTCGATTGCS, encoded by the coding sequence ATGAAGATCGCCCGCCACTTCACGAAGGCAGGTCACGACCCCCTGGAAGGGATCCCCTTCGTCCCCCGGACCAGCCGCATCTCCAAGCTCGACGGTACGGTGGTCTTCGAGGCCAAGGATGTGATGGTCCCGGACACCTGGTCCCAGGTGGCCGTGGACATCCTGGCCCAGAAGTACTTCCGCCGGAAGGGCATCGACGCCCAGAACGGCGGTGAGAAGGATGCGCGTCAGGTCTTCCACCGGCTGGCGGGCTGCTGGCGGCACTGGGGCGAGACGCACGGCTACTTCGATTCCGCCGAGGACGCCCAGGCCTTCTACGACGAGCTCACCCTCATGCTCGCCAAGCAGATGTGCGCCCCCAACTCGCCGCAGTGGTTCAACACGGGCCTGCACTTCGCCTACGGCATCTCCGGCCCCGCCCAGGGCCACAGCTTCGTCGATCCGAAGACCGGCGAGATGATGAAGTCCACCTCGGCCTATGAGCGCCCGCAGCCCCACGCCTGCTTCATCCAGAGCGTGGCCGACGACCTCGTGAACGAGGGCGGCATCATGGATCTGTGGACCCGCGAGGCCCGCATCTTCAAGTATGGCTCCGGCACGGGCACCAACTTCTCCAAGGTGCGCGGTTCCGAAGAACCGCTGTCGGGCGGTGGCCGCAGCTCGGGCCTCATGAGCTTCCTGGCCGTGGGCGACCGTGCCGCCGGCGCCATCAAGAGCGGCGGCACCACCCGTCGCGCCGCGAAGATGGTCTGCCTCGACCTGGATCACCCCGACATCGAGGCCTTCATCGACTGGAAGGTCACCGAGGAACGCAAGGTGGCCATGATGGCCGCGGGCAGCGCCGTGGTGCGCCGCCACTGGGATGCCATCTGCAAGTCCGTGGAAGGCTCCACCAGCAAGGACGCCGACCCGCACACCAACGAGGCCCTCCGCAAGGCCCTGGCCCGCGCCAAGCGCGAGGGCGTGCCAGCCGCGTTTCTCACCCAGTGCCTGGGCCGCCTGGCCGAGGGCGACTTCGCCCGGGATCTGGCCGGCTACGACACCTCCTGGGACGGCGAGGCCTACCTCACCGTGGGCGGCATGAACTCCAACAACTCCGTGCGCGTGCCTGACGCCTTCATGCGCTCCCTGGAGATGGACGGCGACTGGGAGCTGAAGCGCCGCATCGACGGCAAGACCAGCAAGAAGCTCCGCGCCAAGGATCTCTGGGAGAAGGTGAACCGCGCCGCCTGGACCTGCGCCGACCCCGGCATCCAGTTCAACACCACCATCAACGACTGGCACACCTGCCCCGAAGACGGCCCCATCAACGCGAGCAATCCCTGCTCCGAGTACATGTTCCTCGACGACACCGCCTGCAACCTGGCCTCGCTGAACCTGTGCACCTTCCTCACGGATGACGGCGGCTTCGACCTCGCGGGCTACCGTCACGCCATCCGCCTCTGGACCGTGGTGCTCGAAGTCAGCGTGCTCATGGCGCAGTTCCCCAGCGAATCCATCGCCAAGCTCAGCTACGACTTCCGCACCCTGGGCCTCGGCTACGCCAACCTGGGCGCCATGCTCATGCGCATGGGCATCCCCTACGACAGCGTCGAGGGCACCCAGTGGTGCGCGGCCCTGACCGCCCTCCTCACCGGCGACGCCTACGCCGCCAGCGCCGAGATGGCCCACGAACTCGGACCCTTCCCCGGCTACCAGAAGAACGCCGCGCACATGCTGCGGGTCATCCGCAACCATCGGCGCGCCGCCTACAACGCCCCGGCCTCGGAGTACGAGCAGCTCTCCATCCGACCCCAGGGCCTGCACGGCGCTGGCGTGCCCAAGCGCATCGTCGAGGCCGCCCGCGAGAGCTGGGACACGGCGCTGACCTACGGCGAGCAGTGGGGCTTCCGCAATGCCCAGGTGACGGTGCTGGCGCCCACGGGCACCATCGGCCTGCTCATGGACTGCGACACCACCGGCGTCGAGCCCGACTTCGCCCTCGTGAAATTCAAGAAGCTCGCCGGCGGCGGCTACTTCAAGCTCGTGAACAGCGCCATCCCCGAGGCCCTGGCCCGCCTGGGCTACGCGCCCACGCAGATCCACGAGATCGAGCGCCATGTGGTGGGCTGGCAGCAGATCACCGATGAGACCCCCGGCATCACGCGCAGCATGCTGAAGGGCGCGGGCTGGGCCGAGGAGGAGATCGCCTCCGTGGAGCAGAAGCTCCCCACGGCCTTCGATCCCGCCTACGCCATCGATGTGGAGCGCCTGAAGAACGACTTCAGCCCCGAGCAGGTGGAGACCTTCCTCCTGGCGCTCAGCGGCACCATGACCGTGGAAGGCGCGCCCCACCTCAAGGACGAGCACCTGCCCATCTTCGACTGCGCCAACCGCTGCGGCCGCACGGGCCGCCGCTACATCGCCCCGCAGGGCCACCTGAGGATGATGGGCGCCGCCCAGCCCTTCCTCAGCGGCGCCATCAGCAAGACCATCAACCTGCCCGCCGAAGCCACCGTGGCTGAGATCGGCAGCATCTACGAAGCCAGCTGGCAGCTCATGCTCAAGGCCGTGGCGCTCTACCGCGACGGCTCGAAGATGAGCCAGGCCATGGCCACCAACCTGGACCTGCTGGACGGCGTCGACACCCTGCTCGACGAGCAGGCCACCGGCACCGAGAAGACCCCGGCCGTGGCCCAGGCGCTGACCAACCAGCTGGTGCGCACCTACCGCCGCCGCCTCCCCAACCGCCGCGGCGGCTACACCCAGGCGGCCACCATCGGGGGCACCAAGCTCTACCTCCGCACCGGCGAATACGAGGACGGCAGCCTCGGCGAGATCTTCCTCGACATCCACAAGGAGGGCGCCGCCTTCCGCGCCGTGCTCAACTGCTTCGCCATCGCCGTGAGCATGGGCCTGCAGCACGGCGTGCCGCTGGAAGAGTTCTGCGACGCCTTCCTGTTCACCCGCTTCGAGCCCGGCGGCATGGTGGCGGGCAGCGACACCATCAAGCTGAGCACCAGCCTCATCGACTTCGTGTTCCGGGAACTGGCCATCAGCTACCTGGGCCGCTACGACCTAGCCCATGTGGAGCCCGAGCAACTCGTGAACGCCGCCACCGGCCTGCGCCCCAACAGCCAGGCCCCCGGCGCGAACCTGCCGAACCTGCCCACGGGCACGCCCCTGCCCTTCCCCGAAGCTGTTGCCGGAGCCACCGGGAGCGCCGCTGCGCCCGCCCCGGTCCAGCCCGTCCTCCAGCCGGTCACCGTGGGCGCCCGGAGCACCGTCTCGGCGGCCCAGGCCGCCCGCGAGAAGGGCTACACCGGCGACCCCTGCCCCGAATGCGGCCACCTCACCCTCGTCCGCAACGGCGCCTGCATGAAGTGCCAGACCTGCGGTGCGACCACGGGCTGCAGCTAG
- a CDS encoding cyclic nucleotide-binding domain-containing protein, translating into MPDPLDPIALDLASDPELGPLLAAHPDIAPLRFRDGERLVVEGEDSQDLFIVRKGSLVVEKALPDGTLRPLAQLQCSEDAPCIVGEMAYFGAQHRTATVRAVGSCQALHLKPAHLDAIMAGFPGLTRILCRQFTSRLKEANDELRDLRARFDLAAQRRMVQPGEVIFEAGAKADTLFQLALGTVRLAEAAGARRVRAEDLPSGYLDLAAYLRQHPHAATATAEEGCFLAVIPASRRVAFLRTQPELALQLLEAGGD; encoded by the coding sequence ATGCCCGACCCCCTCGACCCCATCGCCCTGGACCTGGCCTCGGACCCGGAGCTGGGGCCGTTGTTGGCGGCGCATCCGGACATCGCGCCGCTGCGGTTCCGGGATGGGGAACGGCTGGTGGTGGAGGGGGAGGATTCACAGGATCTGTTCATCGTGCGCAAGGGCAGCCTGGTGGTGGAGAAGGCCCTGCCGGACGGCACGCTGCGGCCCCTGGCCCAGCTGCAGTGCAGCGAGGACGCGCCCTGCATCGTGGGCGAGATGGCCTACTTTGGAGCCCAGCACCGCACAGCCACGGTGCGCGCCGTGGGCAGCTGCCAGGCCCTGCACCTGAAGCCCGCCCACCTGGACGCCATCATGGCGGGTTTCCCCGGCCTCACCCGCATCCTCTGCCGCCAGTTCACCTCGCGCCTGAAGGAAGCCAACGATGAGCTGCGCGACCTGCGGGCCCGCTTCGATCTGGCCGCCCAGCGCCGCATGGTGCAGCCCGGCGAGGTGATCTTCGAGGCGGGGGCGAAGGCCGACACCCTGTTCCAGCTGGCCCTGGGGACCGTGCGCCTCGCTGAGGCCGCCGGCGCGCGCCGGGTGCGTGCGGAGGATCTGCCCAGCGGCTACCTGGACCTGGCGGCCTACCTGCGCCAACACCCGCACGCCGCCACGGCCACCGCCGAAGAGGGCTGCTTCCTGGCGGTGATCCCGGCTTCGCGTCGCGTGGCCTTCCTGCGCACCCAGCCGGAGCTGGCGCTGCAGCTGCTGGAGGCCGGGGGGGACTGA